One Mycobacterium kubicae genomic window carries:
- a CDS encoding IS30 family transposase: protein MGSSCSIPPPFRSLGIGGGRATSPHRGPAQRRPRSPHNGGSPWSAGCDESRTSGAEGGPGKRARSNPGTAPRSDPYIVGKNQRSAIGTLVERQTRLIRLMHLPTRDADSLRIAIATTMGGLPSNLIRSITWDQGIEMARHTDITADLGVPVYFCDSRSPWQRGSNENANGLLRQYFPKGTSLSTYTPDHLRAVEYEINNRPRHTLEDRSPAELFTALLTSPDHQLLRR, encoded by the coding sequence ATGGGATCGTCATGTTCGATACCACCACCGTTCCGATCACTCGGTATCGGTGGCGGGCGAGCAACATCCCCACACCGTGGACCAGCACAGCGGCGACCTCGGTCCCCGCATAACGGTGGCAGTCCGTGGAGCGCCGGATGCGACGAGAGTCGCACGTCCGGTGCGGAGGGCGGGCCGGGGAAACGGGCCAGGAGCAATCCCGGCACCGCGCCCCGGTCCGACCCCTACATCGTCGGCAAGAACCAGCGCTCGGCGATCGGGACCCTGGTCGAGCGCCAGACCCGCCTGATTCGGCTGATGCACCTTCCCACCCGTGACGCCGACTCCCTGCGTATCGCGATCGCCACGACCATGGGTGGCCTGCCATCGAACTTGATCCGATCGATCACCTGGGATCAGGGCATCGAAATGGCCCGACACACCGACATCACCGCAGACCTCGGCGTGCCGGTCTACTTTTGCGACTCCCGCTCGCCGTGGCAGCGCGGCAGCAACGAGAACGCGAACGGGCTGCTACGCCAATATTTCCCCAAGGGCACCAGCCTAAGCACCTACACACCCGACCATCTGCGCGCTGTCGAATACGAGATCAATAACCGCCCCCGCCACACCCTCGAAGACCGCAGTCCCGCCGAACTTTTCACCGCGCTGCTAACCTCACCAGACCATCAACTGTTGCGACGTTGA
- the ltrA gene encoding group II intron reverse transcriptase/maturase, which yields MNTGELSWPDPDQAAWQVRQMQRKLHHWAVEDSDRRFDDVFNLVHHPDFLTVAWERVRGNKGARSAGVDRLTPASITGDAETVAFLSHVRTELKARTFAPLPVREILIPKPGSSKLRRLGIPTAMDRTVQASLLLVLEPIFEADFEPVSYGFRPRRRAQDAIAEIHALGTRNYHWVFEADIAACFDELAHSAIMERVRTRIVDKRVLALIKAFLKAGIMSGDGTVRESDTGTPQGGILSPLLANIALTVLDAHFRVKWDAHRTSQRRDAHRKRGGATYRIVRYADDFVIMVAGTKAHADALWDEVADVIAPLGLRLSVEKTQVCHLDEGFDFLGFRIQRRRKKGTNKAAVYTYPSKKALLSIMTKVRALTKKARHHGLADLLGRLNPVLRGWCAYFRHGVSKATFGYLDSFAWHRVTQWLLKRHKRITWAELYRRFLTGRPGNRPQENGIVMFDTTTVPITRYRWRASNIPTPWTSTAATSVPA from the coding sequence GTGAATACCGGTGAGCTGTCATGGCCCGATCCCGATCAGGCGGCATGGCAGGTACGACAGATGCAACGCAAGCTGCACCACTGGGCGGTCGAAGATTCCGACCGCCGCTTTGATGATGTGTTCAACCTCGTCCACCACCCGGACTTTCTCACCGTCGCGTGGGAACGGGTGCGGGGCAACAAGGGCGCACGCTCAGCCGGTGTCGACCGGCTGACTCCTGCGTCCATAACCGGAGATGCCGAGACGGTGGCGTTCCTGAGCCACGTTCGAACCGAACTGAAGGCACGGACATTTGCTCCACTTCCGGTGCGGGAGATACTCATTCCCAAACCAGGGAGCAGCAAACTCAGGCGGCTCGGTATTCCCACGGCGATGGACCGCACGGTTCAAGCGTCGTTGCTGTTGGTGTTGGAGCCGATCTTCGAGGCGGATTTCGAGCCGGTCAGTTACGGTTTCCGTCCCCGACGTCGCGCTCAGGACGCGATCGCCGAGATACATGCTTTGGGGACCCGGAACTATCACTGGGTCTTCGAGGCTGACATCGCGGCGTGTTTCGACGAACTGGCTCACTCCGCCATCATGGAACGAGTACGCACGCGGATCGTCGACAAGCGGGTCCTGGCCCTGATCAAGGCATTCCTGAAGGCGGGCATCATGTCTGGCGACGGAACGGTCAGGGAATCTGATACCGGCACACCCCAGGGTGGCATACTCTCACCGCTGCTGGCCAACATCGCTCTGACGGTGTTGGACGCACATTTCCGTGTGAAATGGGATGCCCATCGGACATCTCAGCGGCGAGATGCCCATCGCAAACGTGGCGGGGCCACCTATCGGATCGTCCGCTATGCCGACGATTTCGTGATCATGGTGGCCGGAACCAAAGCGCACGCGGACGCATTATGGGACGAAGTCGCGGATGTCATTGCCCCACTGGGGCTACGGCTATCCGTGGAGAAGACCCAGGTATGCCACCTCGACGAGGGGTTCGACTTTCTCGGATTCCGCATCCAGCGGCGCCGCAAGAAGGGCACGAACAAGGCAGCTGTCTACACCTACCCGTCGAAGAAGGCGCTGCTTTCGATCATGACGAAGGTGCGGGCGCTGACCAAGAAGGCACGTCATCATGGCCTTGCTGATCTCCTCGGACGCCTCAACCCGGTGCTCCGAGGATGGTGTGCGTATTTCCGTCACGGTGTGTCGAAGGCAACCTTCGGATACCTCGATTCCTTTGCCTGGCATCGGGTCACCCAGTGGCTGCTCAAACGGCACAAGCGGATCACGTGGGCGGAGCTCTACCGGCGGTTCCTGACCGGAAGGCCAGGCAATCGTCCGCAAGAGAATGGGATCGTCATGTTCGATACCACCACCGTTCCGATCACTCGGTATCGGTGGCGGGCGAGCAACATCCCCACACCGTGGACCAGCACAGCGGCGACCTCGGTCCCCGCATAA
- a CDS encoding helix-turn-helix domain-containing protein: MIKKMGYQWRLRALMAQRELYQTTDLVPLLAERGVVLSREQVFRLVTAPPQRLSMDVLAALCDILECSPNDLIEIEAVNQSVKKAAGDSPREVPKVRRTTVRRPDRSS, from the coding sequence GTGATCAAGAAGATGGGTTATCAGTGGCGGCTGCGGGCGCTGATGGCGCAACGGGAGCTGTACCAGACGACTGATCTGGTTCCGCTGTTGGCCGAACGTGGCGTGGTCCTGTCGCGAGAGCAAGTGTTTCGCCTGGTCACTGCGCCTCCCCAACGGCTCTCAATGGACGTGCTGGCAGCGTTGTGCGACATCTTGGAATGCTCGCCCAACGACCTGATCGAAATCGAAGCCGTCAATCAATCGGTGAAGAAGGCGGCCGGGGACTCACCGCGGGAGGTGCCGAAGGTGCGGCGCACGACTGTGCGTCGACCTGACCGCAGCTCATGA
- a CDS encoding TetR family transcriptional regulator: protein MPSANIRSLRDRRRAELISEIQNTAHQLFAERGFAAVTTEDIAAAAGISISTYFRYAPTKEDLLVAPVRQTVAEIVASYRAQPSDASATETLMRLLIETAWDKANQNLQYWREAIRTAPHLLGESALISENDNHRLIELVATHMDVDAVTDIRPSLLVHTGLATAQFILRRWLSTDTKTSPPLHIQLEQALRITLAGFD from the coding sequence ATGCCGTCAGCAAACATCCGCTCGTTACGGGACCGACGCCGCGCCGAGTTGATCTCCGAGATCCAGAACACCGCACACCAGCTTTTCGCCGAACGCGGATTCGCTGCCGTGACAACCGAGGACATCGCGGCCGCGGCCGGAATCTCGATCAGTACCTACTTCCGCTACGCACCCACCAAGGAAGACCTGCTTGTCGCACCCGTCCGGCAAACGGTCGCCGAAATCGTTGCGTCCTACCGCGCCCAGCCGTCCGATGCATCAGCAACCGAAACTCTGATGCGTCTGCTTATCGAAACCGCTTGGGACAAAGCAAATCAGAATCTGCAATACTGGCGAGAAGCCATCCGGACCGCCCCCCACCTACTGGGCGAATCGGCGCTGATCAGCGAGAACGATAACCACCGGCTCATCGAACTGGTCGCTACGCATATGGACGTCGACGCGGTGACCGACATCCGCCCCTCGCTGCTGGTCCACACGGGTTTGGCCACTGCACAATTCATACTTCGGCGCTGGCTTAGCACGGACACCAAAACGAGTCCACCGCTCCACATTCAACTGGAACAAGCCTTGAGAATCACACTAGCCGGATTCGACTAA